The following nucleotide sequence is from Trifolium pratense cultivar HEN17-A07 linkage group LG2, ARS_RC_1.1, whole genome shotgun sequence.
TTCTCTTCCGCCAACTATTCCCTAAGAATCGCGTTCTCAATTGTTGAAAAAttggggtttttttttctgtgtccaaatcaaacgaaccaagtctctatttgtagagaaaaaaaaattatgaattttggtataaaaaataaaaaataaaaaattaatttacaacgaaataattgagttcaaagtattaaatggaaaaaaatcacgcccagccaatcagacagcgacacgtgtcctgcttttaaaaagtagattcttctctctccagggtgtaatccagtgtggtgcacgcgctggaatctgatggatttggatgatctgggctgtctgattgatcagacagtcttgatgagatcagatcttggctgtctgatggaaatcaacggcctgtaaccatggtcctgcggtacgcgcgcgacactggatctgcgtctattaatggtaatttggttaattaattaaaaagaatgggtattttggtccaactgaaaaggtgcaccttgctaacttagacccatatatatatatatatatttgttttttatttattaatattcgTTAATAAAAAGGTGGAATACCCTAAAAAGATTTAGTCCTTTAATTTCAGAAGTCACTCAACCCCTTTCTCATTACCCTTCGCTGCCGAACTCTAAACCCTAGATCAAAGCTGGCCCTACATCTTCTCTCAGCCATCAATCAAAGCCAACAATATCTCCCTTGTTTGTACGTGGTCTGCTAGATCGAATTAATATCTCGAAGGTGCGTCAAATATTTTACTTTGTTGTATATATGATAAATGAGATCTAAtgcaatgttttttttaatgtatccaACCCCTTGTGTTATATCTATGTTTATCTCACTTTCTGATTTTTCACGGGAATTATTTTTGGTTGTTGAAAACTCATTTATGATGTTGTTGtctcttggttttttttttggtgaagtaTCTTGGGTTTCTTACATGTGTGGTAGGTTGGTTTATGTTTGTCGCatgactcaattttttttatttttttttagttatttggGTGTGTTTTTTTAGTTACAttcaaatcaataaaatttaaatctaaaattttATGTATTAATGGTTTAATACTTGGGTGCGGTGTTTATTGTTAAACTTGtatttttttggaataataATTACAAGGTCTTTGAGACTCCCCCCAAGTATATAATATACCCTCTCatatttatcatattttgtttcttttctcgCGGCCTCAAGATGAAAAATGAGCCACAACAATATCGGTGTCTAGGTTGATTCTTGGAGAATATATTTTCGCTTCCCTTATATTTTCTAGTTCATCCTAcgagtttttaaaaatatctctTTCACAACTTAACTTACGAACATAGTTTGCATTATCGCCTCACCCTCATGAAGCATGAGGGCACAactgttatatttttataaagttCGTTATTTATAGTGTGAACTATGTTTATTGCAAGTTAAGTTGCAGACTATATGTTTTCAAAATTTGCATATTTACAATATTCACTACTTAAATGCGAAGgggataaaattaaaatgaaagggGCGTGAATTTAACACTTACAATATTTGCATTGAATGGATATAATGTTATGATATCATaccattttaatatttattttgggtcTAACTGAATCCATACCTCTATAACACATGAGATTTTCATTCGATCAAGGTATAATTGTCGATACTCAATTATTGTAGTGCAGTTATCTTTTATTCTTACTCATGTCGTTGTCGCCCGTGTTACTAATGTGAAGGATGTCCCACTTGCAAGCCGACGAAAAACAAACTCCGGAACCGAAGCAATCAGACATCCACCGCGCGAGCATTAACATGCCTCTCTAGCCAGATGGGCTGATGACCGGAAAATAAACATACGCATCAAAAAGTGTTAAGCAATAGCACAAACACTTTAGATTGAATGCGTGTTTGATGTGTGACATGTGTCAGTGTCCTACACCAACATGTCACCAACACACTCTACATtcaattattatcagtgtcgacGTGTCATATATGAGCTTTATAGGTGTTAAGTGAAATTACAAAGTTGCATATATACCTGTAGGGTCATCAGATGGTACGACAGACATTGGGACGGCAAGAGATTCAGAGAGCCTCTTGAGAGTTGTAACCCATCTATGAGCACCATATACGATGCCGGAGTTAACCATTGGACCGGTGGACAGCACTCTCATCATATTGAGAATGATCCACCCATATGTAATCtgcaacattttttaaattagcTTCAGTCAATTTTGTTTATTACCTATGATACACATTTCAAAAGAGCTCTGTtgaaaagattgagtagaaagtacaaaatgaaacaaatttcaaaagaaTACACAAcatagttatatattatataagcAATTGTATTGTAAGTTTTTATGCACGTACAAAATACTACTAAGATGCCAAACCAAACAGAAACATTAAAACTATGTAAACTTTGAAGTTATCATATTAAAATAGAACTTTGGATGATTCAAAAACAACTATCAagttcttttcaaaaaaaaaaaaaaaaaaaaaaaaaaaaaaaaaaaaactatcaagtATCCTCTGCattaattaaaatgtaaaatgCTTAAaccatttaatttaaaaaaaatttaaaaaatggatTTATTGATTgttgtgcatatatatatactagtatcTCATTTGATTTATTGCTGATTGAAGAAATTAAGGAAAATAATGATATTCAGTGatatagctagctagctagggTTAGTTATTTAAAAAGGTGGAACAAAGATTTGATTCATAATGAAAGTTCAAGATACATGTTTGTCTCCGCAAGTGTGCGGGTGTGAGAAAGATAAGTAGTTTTGTGAGAAAAGAGTGTCACGTGTCGTGAAGTCATAAATAATAATCAAGCAAATTAATACAATGAAGATCAGAAACATATATACCAGTTGCATAGATCCATTTCTGGTTCCATCAATTCCATTAGATAGATATTACATCCAATCCAATGTTTCAGCTTCAGCAATCATCATAGTAGAAAACATCTCCCCCAATCGATTCTATATATTCACACAAACAAACAATCACGTCaatcataaatcataatttaaaataaatctcaAAAATAATTAGTTAAACTTAATATAAAATCAAGACAGTTAAATTCCATACCGCACAATCTTTTTTGTAGCTTCAGTTACAAATCCATTTGGTTTCGGAGTATTAAAAGGAGAACGAATCTTTTCATACTCGTCGCGGTTAAGCATTTCCTTCCCACTCTCTGGACTCTTGATCCAGAGATGGGAATCTGGTTCTGCCAACTTGATGAGTTGATCCATAGCAGCTGAAGCAAGATCTATAAGCTTAGATCTCTCCTTCTCGGTATCATTTCCGATCATTTCAGAATTTGGTGCAGTTTCCATCTCCCATCGGCATTGAGGTTGCTTGCTGTGCATCTGATTTTCCATAGCTTCCTTCTTCACACTGTTCTCAGCTCGCAGCAGCTTCTTTGTTTTTGCGGTGGGAATGggatatgttttatttttttggtgatttATCTTAgtatttattaacaaaaactaGGGTTTAATGTcataaaatacaatttatattttataataatattatttttttgacaaaaaaaataaaaaaattctataaaaaaaaaaaattaaatgtttgattttgatcggattttttttctaagcaatcgcaatagttttttttttttttttgctaagcAATAGCAATAGTTGTCTTTACTAATTCATGAGCAATAGTTGTCAATAAGGAGGGTTGAATTCGATTTGGGAATTTAGATTCCTAATCAGTTTTTATTTATTCctttatttcaaaatattataatttatttattttcatatttttaaaactaaatagttgaaataaaatgaaagattgAGGATGTGGataatatttttgtcaaatgtgCAATGCCAAATTATTAATAAGTTTGACACATAAGTAAAAATAACACTAAATTTGAAGTGGGGGACTAAAATCCTTAAAAATTTGAGTTCATATTTTCTGGAGGAACTTTTTATGATGTTCTAAACATATCTGCGaaaagtttatttaaaaatacacGTTGAATTAACAGTAAGGACTAAAAATGAAtgcatgataatttttttggggactaaaaattaattaaaaattaaacaaagaTTAAACTTAAAAGGTCATCATTTTGTAGggatcaaaaatatatttaacacttAAATAAATGGATCtgagtttcaactttcaatttgaaaataagaatttttgtaataattctatcaaactcatgAGAAAAGTGTACAATGTAAAAACTTTATTATGGCTTATTGTACACCTACATGCCTTGTCCAAGCTAGCCtccggttttttttttaataagcaaaaattgaattataatgaGTACAAGGTGCACTCAATCCTTACAATTCAAACGAAAATCATTAGATGCTATCAATGCAAACTAACGGATCGTTACACCAATCAGAaaattttgtgtgtttgttttctGGCAGTAAAAGATTTTCAAAATCCATAACATTCCCTTTAATCATCTCAGAGTTATCAATCTCTATTGGTTCAGGATATTTCAAAACTAGATCTTCCTGAATATGATGAGGATAATTGGTTAGCTTGTCAACATCGGCATTCTTAAAGCATTTAACCAAGTCCTCAACTTTTCTTGTCAGCTTCTTTTGAATATCTTCCTGATACAGTCCTTCCAATCCATATAGAATTCAAGAATTATTTACTTATAAGAACAAACAACATAGTCtttcttcttttattattttcagtGTTGATGGCGGCAGTGTATTTAACGTGGTTGTGGAGGTGAAGAATCCGTATTGATGTCCACTTTTTGTATGTTTACATTAGTAAACAATGATGAAAATGGTTAAGGAAAACAGGCAACAATCACTTTTTGccggccattcaaaaaaaaaaaaaaactcaacaacCACAGTTTGCAAAGTTCTTGCAAATTTCCGATCTCCACAACTGTGATTGAGAGGGGGTTACAACCACTTGATATCAGAATTGACTTCCTAATTAATCAGATTACGCTGTCAAATGAACCGAATacggtggtaaaaaaaaaaaaaatcttgcaaACTCAACAATTAAATAAACCATAATAATAATCCGAAAAGGTTGTGTTTCAATGAATTTAGAAACTTGTGATCACAAAAAATTCAtaatgatagttttttttttaaaatttaaatagtgATAAACTATCATTTgaagtataaaaataaaatttatagattttgtcaaaaagataaatttgttttttataattcttactcaaaatcaatttttgttaattgaaAATCTAGGGAAACTTTCTCCATATTCGTCCTTACATTTAAATCTTAAATatatgcatttatttattttgaaaagtcGGAATCCGGTAGGATCACATACATCTATAAATCAATTATGACAATTTCATAATTATAGCAAGTCATCGGCATACTAATAAAACAtacatttaaaacaaaatataatgttACATGATTTTACCAAACTTTCTGTCAATATAACAGTTTTTTCCAATATAAATAGCTTATATGTTCGGGCCCTGTCctctttttgtaacaaaaaaaaaaaagcttatatGTTCTTCCACAACGAGAACCGCAGGCTTTTAGGaggaaaaatgaaaaaggaaaatgtgGGCTTTGAAAATGGTTTGAAGCGCCTATTCCatttaaaaaattcacatttataatttaaaaaaaaaatcattttataaaaataaaatcacttttaaCTTCAAAATGAAAAGTTAATCCTAATAGCTTTTTTAGaatctatttgtttttaaaactattgttcaaattttgttttttttaaaactaagaAACCTAAGTGTAGAAGCTTCGAatgttatgaaaataatttttatgatagtAAACAAAAGGAATGtagctttaaattttttaaaaagaaaaactcgAGAAAAAAACCTCTagattttttcaattttttttttaacctaaaACTTTCTTccatcaaaataagttttaacttttaaccaCAATTTAATTAACCAAACGCAACAACAGCACTCCTAAGCgatttacttttatattttgtacaGAAAAAATCTTAACCAAGGCAGCAAGGCTTAGAATATAGGGTGGTTTTGGTTTAACTttaaaacaagttttttttttaaatgatttttatgattaCTTAATTACATATAGTAAAAGTTAtttcaaatttatctttttataaattaaaagagtgattttgacattcaataacaattagtaaaaaatgatttttataaattaaaaaatttatcataataaaaatctttttttttttttttaaaaaaaagctatcataaaaaatgatttttattgaaaagctatttaaaaaaaaaagctatcacaaaaaatgtttttataaattaaaaatgatcTTGACATATagtaaaaaatgatttttataaattaaaaaatttatcttaataaaaatcttatttttttttaaaaaaaaaaaactatcataaaaaatgattttattgaaaagctatttaaaatagattctttTTTAgcgatttttaaaaaatgatgaaaTGCGTAAATTGACATTTTAAGAGAAGCTATTGAAAATAATGTTTCTGttgaagttttataaaaaaattattcgttaaatttaacaaaagaacaacacactataaaaatcatttttaagaaaagctaataaaaaatataaaatataatcatGCATTCAAGAAGATAAACAACCAGCATCAAATTCATGCAATGAAGGTGAGACAAATCTGAAATCTATCATCATGCAAAAAATTCACATAaagtaaaatccaaaaaatttccTCACAAAAGAAACCCTTATTTAAGTCTCAGCCTTTGCCAACTTTTGATATCAAATTCTTCATCATGCAACTCCAAGAGCGTTCTTGATCTTCTGAATAGTGCATGAGATGATTTCATTAACGGTAACAATTGATTCATTTGTCAGCTTGCTTGATTGACGGCTGCTGATCAGCAACATTTGTAATCCAACCGTGAGCAAGCATCCGATGTTGCCACCGCTGCCACTGCTGCCACTGCTGCCACTACCGTCACTTCTGACCATTGTTTTGTTACTTGAATTGCCATCTGGAAGAATTGAAAAGCCGGAAGGCAAAACCGGAATAAATGAAGCATCTTCACCATTACTCATCACCATGTTGTATTGCATACTAATCGGAGAATATATGACCATTGCGCCAGAGCTATCGATCCATGAATCTTGTAGATATAGAAAGTTGCTCTTGTTTCCTTTACCAGcctaaacataaacaaaaaaaaaaaaaatccaaatgtAAAgtgataattttcttttaatgcACAATTAATATAAACATCCAAGTTAATTAAGTTACATTTTGGACATTTGTGGACGGGTGTGAGATTTGAGAGGTGTAAATAGTAATCTAAATAAACACTAAGCATTTGAAATGGTTGGCTCATAAACATAAGGGGAAAATGAGCACTTACAGCAGCACCAATGATAGAAACTGAATCTCCAAATTGTCCTTTAGGAATGCGGACTATCTCCTCCATTGATTCGCTGTTGGACAAACCATCCCACCGACCTCTCATTCGTGCATCACGGAGGAAATAAAACATCTTTTGCCGTGACACCGGCATCCAAACAGAAGTTGAAGCACGATTGCACGATTTTCACCAGAGGCATCCTGAATTAACCGGGACATGATTCTCCTGTCGTTGTTGGCCATGTTACTAATGTGAAGGATGTCCCACTTGCAAGCTGACGAAGGACAAATTCCGGACATGAAGCTATCAGACATCCGCTGCGCGAGCATTAAAAAGCCACTCTTGCCAGATGGGCTTATGTCTGGAAAAGAAACATGCCCATCAAAAAGTGTTAAGCTATAGCACAAACACTTTAGATTGAAGGCGTATTTGATGTGTGACATGTGTCGGTGTCCAACACCAACATGTCACCAACACATTCTACATtcaattattatcagtgtcgacGTGTCATACCTGCAGGGTAATCAGATGGTACGGTAAACATTGGGATGGCAAGAGATTCACAATGCCTCTTGAGAGTTGCAACCCATCTATGAGCACCAAATGCGATGCCGGAGTTAACCAGTGGACGGTAGATTTGGTGGACAGCACTCTCATCATATTGAGAATGATCCACCCAAGTTATCtgcaacaatttttaaattagCTTCAGTCAATTTTGTTTATTACATAAATTAGATAAACTATAGTTTATACTTGATGACAATAACAGAAATGTTAAAACCTATGATACACATTTCAAAAGTGCTTCAAATTACAAGATTGAGCAGAAAGTACACAACATAGTTATATAAGCAAAGCTTCAAATTACTAATTAAGATGCCAAACCAAACAGAAACAAAGCTTCAAATTACTATTAAAACTACGTAAACTTTGAAGTTATCATATTAAAATAGAACTTTGGATAATACAAAAACAACTAGACAGTATCTTGTGCATTAATTAGTAGCTAGCTAGCTAGATTGGTTATTTAAAAAGGTGGAACAAAGATttgattcaaattgaaaattcaagatACATGAGAATCAATACTCAGTagtataaaaacatatttaaatcataggaaaattaatgtttaaaatttgtatatagATAAGCAGTTACCTGGCAACCATAAGGCATATCCTCCAAAATACATCCAGACGGAAGCCTCTTACAGCTCAAGTTAGGGTTTCCATTGGGACCATCACGATAAAAGTCGATCGGAACATCAACAACAGCCCACTTATTACCTTCAGCATGCTGCTTGCAAAACCTGATGAATCTATATTCTCGAACCGGCACCAACGGAGTAGGCAATTGAATCTCAGCATGCATCTGATCAACAGCATAATTAATTCCAACTTCCatccaaatataaaaaaatcaagcaAATTAATACAATGAAGATCAGACAGATCCATACCAGTTGCATAGATCCATTTCTGGTTCCATTAATTCCATTAGATAATAcatctaatgttttagctttaGCAATTATATATGAAAACATCTTCGACCACCGATCCTATAATATCATAAATCATGGTTTACAATAAATCTCAAGTAAATCAGTTAAACTTGATATAAAATCAAGACAGTTAAATTCCATACCGCATCAAGAAATGTTTCGATCAGTGCAGCAGTGTTGGTGCATAATAGCACAGTATTTCTTGAAGCTTCAGCTACAAAACCATTTGGTTTCGGAGTATCAATAGGAGAACGAATCTTTTCGTACTCGTCGCGGTTGAGAACTTCCCTCCCACTCTCCAGAGACTTGATCCAAAGATCGGAGTCAGGTTGAGCCAACTTGATAACTTCATCTATAGCAGCTGATGCAAGATCTATAAGCTTAGATCTCTCGTTCTCGGTATCATTTCCGATCATTTCAGAAGTTGGTGCAGTTTCCATAGCTCCATTTTCCATAGC
It contains:
- the LOC123905936 gene encoding homeobox-leucine zipper protein HDG1-like, whose protein sequence is MENGAMETAPTSEMIGNDTENERSKLIDLASAAIDEVIKLAQPDSDLWIKSLESGREVLNRDEYEKIRSPIDTPKPNGFVAEASRNTVLLCTNTAALIETFLDADRWSKMFSYIIAKAKTLDVLSNGINGTRNGSMQLMHAEIQLPTPLVPVREYRFIRFCKQHAEGNKWAVVDVPIDFYRDGPNGNPNLSCKRLPSGCILEDMPYGCQITWVDHSQYDESAVHQIYRPLVNSGIAFGAHRWVATLKRHCESLAIPMFTVPSDYPADISPSGKSGFLMLAQRMSDSFMSGICPSSACKWDILHISNMANNDRRIMSRLIQDASGENRAIVLQLLFGCRCHGKRCFISSVMHE